The Bifidobacterium sp. WK012_4_13 genome contains the following window.
TTGGCCACAGAGGGACCGAAATTCATGCAGAATTTCGGGAAGAACACTTCTTTTGAACACTGAACCAGGCATGAACATCGTGCCACCTGCGGAAATCGGCGTAGATCCCTGGCATCCAGCCATTCATTCGCTTGTCTGACGCACCATGCCAGGCATTCGGTTGCCTGGCGGCCAAGGGACCGTCAGGCAACCGAATAAGGTCTTTGAAGCTCTCAGACGCAGGCAGGAATGTCGACGCGCCACTTGCAGATCATGTCAGTAGATCAATGTGGCAAGACGGCGACGTGCATGGGCCAATCTGGGATCCGAGGGATCGGGAATCGCGAAGTATTCAAGCAATCGCTCACGTATCTCCTGCGAATCGGCACGATGCGCCTGCAGAAAGTCCAGAAGTCGCTCGAAGGCATCCTGTATCTGGCCGCCTATCATGTCAATGTCGGCGACCGCAAGCTGAGCAGCCAGATCATCCGGGGTGTCGGCGGCAGTCCTGCGGACATCGTTGACGTCGGCATTGCCGGAGCGTGCAAGGAGCAGCGACTTGGCGCGTTCTCGTTGTGCGACTTTGTCGGAGGGATCTGACTGCAGGACCTTCCCGTATTCTTCCGCAGCGCCCGAGTAATCTCCCTGCTGTGCCAGGGCATATGCGTGCTCATGCTCGGGTGGAATGGCATGCTCCTCGGAATCGGATCCTTCACTATTCTGATTGGCGGCGTCCTCGTCGTCTCCTTGATATGGTGCCGTCCCCGTGATTCCCGACTGCTGAGCGAGCTGAATCACCTGAGGAATCAATTCCTCGGTGACCTGGCCAAGCTCTTCATCCGAAGGCATTCCCTGCATGATGGGCATCGGTCTTCCACCGACCAGCGCAAAGAGGGCAGGCGCCTCCTGAACGCGGAACGCCTGTGCGATCTGAGTCTGCGTCGAGATATCGACCCTGGCGAGCTGCACCTTGCCCCCCTGCCCATTCACGGCATCGGAAAGCGTCTTGACCATCGGGAACAGGCGGCTGTCCGAGGGGACCCAGAGCAGCATGAGAATCGGGAAGGTTCCCGATGTCTGCATAACCGCCTGAAAACTCGAAGTCGTCACATCGATGACATATCCACCCGCAGAGGGCGCACCTCCCTGCTCTCCTGGCTTGGCCTTGACCTGGTGGGCCAAAGCCTCCAGATCGACCGCCCCCGCCAACGAAACTCCAGGTTGGAACTGCTTGTTGCTATCGGCCATATCTACTTCCCTTCACACACTCTTGTGACAATAACGCTTGATGTCCACGACCCACTGCCAACAGTCGAATCACCTTGCCATGCTCATACCCCATGCTCATACCCCCGTCCCCAAGCCCCATGCCACTGAGCCTGCTGCGAAGCCTGCGACATGGGAACTACAGCGCCTCTACCTTGATTGCCTGCCGCTCCGCGCCAACGGCGCTTATCTTCGCATCCGCCCCTGCAGGTGGCACATACATCGCAATGACGTTGACATACGTCACCCTGATGGTGCTCGTCGCCGTCGTCTTGCCGAAAAGCGCCTTCTCATCGTCCGAGGCGGGCAACGATTCACGACCCTGGCCGGCGGTTCGAGTCCAGATGGAATCAATCTGTGCAACCACCAGGTCGCCGCCATCCGACGATCTCATGATCTTGATCGCGCCAGGGACCGCGCTGAAAGTCTGCTTCTGTGTGCCGTTGTTGGCTTCAATGCCTTCCTGCACGGTCTGCTGAAGCTTGCTGAGGTCCTGCTGGAAGTAATCCGATGTGAAGTCGCTGGCATATTTGCTTGAGGTACCATTCTGCAGGACATCGGCATAGCGGCTGACCGCATTCGATGGTGTGAGCACCAGGCCGGTATCGTCTGCGTCTCCCATCTGGGAGCCGATTGTCGGCACCGCGAACTTTGGCAACTGCGCACCTTGGAATAGACGGGCGACGCCCCAGAGCTTGTAGTTCGAACCAGCCGAGTCCTGTGACATTACCAGCAGACGCTTGGATTGCTGGTCGGCGGTCGTGGTGGTGATCGTAAAGATGGAGCGTGGCCATCCCGAATCGGTCGGAATCACGGTCTGGGTGATTTGCTTCGGAATCGTCGTCTTGTTGTCCAAATCACCCGAAGCCTTGGCGATGTTGAGCTCACTGGTCCGAATCTGGAGCTGGGGACCACCGACATATTCGCTGATTCCCTTCGGATTCTTTGCCTCGTTCGCCTTCTCCAGAGCATCGAGGATTCGCAGCCTGATGCGCTTTTCCTGATCCTGTGTCAAATCTGGCGATGCGGATGCGGATGTTGACGGCGCGCTCACCACAGGAACCTGACCCTCGCAGGCAGCCAAGGAAATGCAGAGTCCAGCTGCCAGAATGCAGGCACCTATCTTCCCTATATGCTTTCTCATGCGAATCTCACTCACCTCCATGCTCTGCCGCATCGCGGCCGTCGTCGTGACTGTCTTCTTCATCCCTGTTTTCTGTATCCTTGTCGTCGGCATTGGCCGTTTCATCGTCACCATTGCCTTGTGCACCGTGGCCAACATCCTTCACGGCCGGATCGTGGTCGGACTTCGCCCCATCCTTCAGTGCTGCAATCTCGCCTGTGGTCTCCGCGGTGAAACGCGCAAAGTACGATTGCAGTTCCTCAGGGCTGATCACTGCGGTTTCCTCTGAGCTTGAGGAAGATTGGCCAGAACCCTTCAGCAGCGAAGAAAGCCTGTCATGGTTCTTGGAAGCGACCGATGGAACTGGCGCCTCATTCCTCTGTGCATGTCCCTGTGCCTGAGTCTCCGTCTGCTGTGCGGCGACCATGTTCTTGGAGCCGACATCGATGACTCGCGGCGTCGCTGGAAGCTGCGAGTCGTCACTTGGCCGCACGGCATGCGCACGGCCCTTATGATTCAATGAACGTTTCTGAACACGTTTCCTCGTGCGTTTCGAAGAGCTGCCATGGGCATGGCGCTTGTGGCTCTCAGGGGTCTTCCTGAACGTCGAACGGATTTCACCGGCCAGAGGGCGCATTGCGCCAGCGACCGCTTCCATGACGCTCATTTCCGTCTCTTCGATCTTCTTGAGCTCAGACTCATTCTGCTGCTTGCGCCGTCTGCTCGGATCAATGGCAAAGACGCTCGCTGCCAGGATCGCAGCGGCAATCAGCAGTCCTGCGACGAAATAGAACGGCATCGCATAGTCAGGAAGATTCTGACGCGTCCAGTCCATCGAGATGGTGGCTCGGTTTGTCTGCTGACCGGCAGTCTCACCGCTTGATGACGAGGAAGCATCCGACGAGGCCGTGTCTGCGTTGATGAGCAGAACCTGTCCTGCCGTTCCCTCCGATGTCGTGATCTCGGCCTCACCATCGCCGCAGACGACCCTTGACCAGAGATCCGAATCACTGAAGCTGACCGCATCGCTTGTCGAGTCGGCGCTGGAAGCGACGTTGCGATGGCTCAGAGCGGTCCAGCTGGAAAGGCCGGTGAGGCGCGTATACGACTCATCGCCGAGCCATCCGGTGACATCCTGTGGTGAACCGAGTGCAAGACATACGCGTGCATCGTCGTTCCTTGCGACGACCTTGACCTTGACCTTCGAATCGACGACCTGCAGGACACCGGGGTCAGTGACCACATATTGCGAATTCGTCGAGGCCTTGGCAACAACCCGCCGTGTGGGCTGCCATATCGTTGCGTTCAGAACCCCCAGAATAATGAATGCAACTGCGATTATTCCAAGGGCAGGCGTGACCACGCCACGCATGACCTTGCTATGGCGGGATGGTTGCTCACCTGCCGAGTTTCGGCGCTTTGTCTGTTCATCTACATTCATAACACCGCCATTCTACAGTCTCCCCCTATCAATGCTTGCAGTCGGCGGCATAATCGGTGGCACGAGGGAAAATCAGTGTCGAGCATTAGAGTGACTCATATGCATCAACATATCAAGATCACTCCTCTGCTGAGACTGTTCGCGACGGTCTGCTCGCTCACACTCGCCGTTTCGCTCGCCGCGTGCGGCAGCAGCTCCAGCTCCTCCCCCGAATCCTCCTCCAGCTCAAGCGCCTCACCGACCACCACCAGCACGGCCACGGGCAGCACGTCCACGGCAAAGTTGACGGGAGTGACCGCAAAGGGCACTCTTGGCAAGAAGCCGACCATCTCCTTCAAGACTCCCCTGAAGGCAACCGACGGAGCCTCTGCGATCCTTCAAGAGGGAAATGGAGCCACCATCAAGAAGGGAGATCGCGTCTGCTATCAAGGCATCGCGTTGAGCGCCGAAACGGGAAAGCAGGTTCAATCGACTTGGGAAGCCAACACGCCGCAATGCGACGTCGTCGTGAATTCAGCCTCGCTTGGCTCAACACGGTACGACCTGTTCGCGGGGCAGAAAATCAATACGACGATTGCAATCGCCTCGACTGACACTTCGCAGACGACATCTTCATCCGGCTCATACATCATGGCCCTCACCTTCGTTTCAAGGTCCAAGGCAATCACACGTGCCGAAGGCACAAAGGTAACGGACATTCCTTCGAATCTTCCCAAGGTCACTCTCGCTTCCAATGGCAAGCCGTCCATCGATCTGAATGGATATAAGCCCGGCAAGTCATTGGTCGTGCAAACCCTCATCAAGGGCAACGGCGCCAAGGTCAAGAGCACGAACACCATCAGCGCGAATTACACGGGCTGGCTCGCAAGCAATGCCAAGCAATTCGATTCCTCATGGGATAACGGCACGGCAAGCGACTTCAGCCTGAGCGAAGTCGTCACAGGCTGGAAGAAAGGTCTCGCCGGACAGACCGTCGGATCTCAGGTCCTGCTGATAGTTCCCCCCGACGAAGGCTACGGGTCGACGGCTCAGGGCAGCATTCCGGCGAATTCAACGCTTATCTTCGTCGTGGACATTCTCGCAGCGTACTGATCGACTGCGAATCAATATTGGGGCAACGTGCAATGGACGCTGCCCCATACGAATGCGACTCACATATGGGAATGCCGCACGGAAAACAATTCCGTGCGGCATTCCCATATGAAAGAGGAAGAACGGTTCAGGCGTTGATCAATTCGGAAACCTTGCTCAGCAAGTCTGGGCGATAGCCACTCCAGGTATCGTCACCAGCAACGACTATAGGCGCCTGCTGGAATCCCTGAGATACGAATCGTGAGAGATCGTCAGGGCTCTGGGTAAGGTCAACAACGGAATAGTCAGCACCCAT
Protein-coding sequences here:
- a CDS encoding FKBP-type peptidyl-prolyl cis-trans isomerase; the protein is MHQHIKITPLLRLFATVCSLTLAVSLAACGSSSSSSPESSSSSSASPTTTSTATGSTSTAKLTGVTAKGTLGKKPTISFKTPLKATDGASAILQEGNGATIKKGDRVCYQGIALSAETGKQVQSTWEANTPQCDVVVNSASLGSTRYDLFAGQKINTTIAIASTDTSQTTSSSGSYIMALTFVSRSKAITRAEGTKVTDIPSNLPKVTLASNGKPSIDLNGYKPGKSLVVQTLIKGNGAKVKSTNTISANYTGWLASNAKQFDSSWDNGTASDFSLSEVVTGWKKGLAGQTVGSQVLLIVPPDEGYGSTAQGSIPANSTLIFVVDILAAY
- a CDS encoding co-chaperone YbbN, translating into MADSNKQFQPGVSLAGAVDLEALAHQVKAKPGEQGGAPSAGGYVIDVTTSSFQAVMQTSGTFPILMLLWVPSDSRLFPMVKTLSDAVNGQGGKVQLARVDISTQTQIAQAFRVQEAPALFALVGGRPMPIMQGMPSDEELGQVTEELIPQVIQLAQQSGITGTAPYQGDDEDAANQNSEGSDSEEHAIPPEHEHAYALAQQGDYSGAAEEYGKVLQSDPSDKVAQRERAKSLLLARSGNADVNDVRRTAADTPDDLAAQLAVADIDMIGGQIQDAFERLLDFLQAHRADSQEIRERLLEYFAIPDPSDPRLAHARRRLATLIY
- a CDS encoding glutaredoxin domain-containing protein encodes the protein MSITVYAKPHCPQCNATKRQLDRMGADYSVVDLTQSPDDLSRFVSQGFQQAPIVVAGDDTWSGYRPDLLSKVSELINA